The following nucleotide sequence is from Candidatus Zixiibacteriota bacterium.
AGGATGAAGACAATAAACACGTAGATGGTCAGCGCTTCGATAAATGCAGCACCGATAATCATCGCGGTCTGAATCTTTCCGGCGGCTTCCGGCTGACGTCCCATGGCTTCCATCGCGGAACCTACGGCTTTGCCAATACCAAGACCAGAACCGATAGCGGCCAGCCCAACGGCGAGCGGAGCGGCCAGACCCAGTGTTGCCTGATAATCCATCTTGTCCTCCTAAGAACTTCCTAAACCTATCTTACTTCTTCTCTTATCCTATTTCCGGAGCCTCAATGAGCATGTTCCTCATGAGGCAGCATCATCAATATATAAATGGTCGACAACAGTGTAAACACCAGCGCCTGAATGGTCGAAAGCAACAATCCGAGAAAATAGAACGGTAGCTGCAACGGAACACCCACAGGCGAGAAGGCTACAATAGCCATACCCAAACCAACAAACACGGCGATCAATGTATCCTCACCGGTGATGTTACCAAACAAACGTAAAGCCAGACTAAACGGTTTGGCTAGTTCACCAATGATATGCAATGGCA
It contains:
- the atpE gene encoding ATP synthase F0 subunit C; the protein is MDYQATLGLAAPLAVGLAAIGSGLGIGKAVGSAMEAMGRQPEAAGKIQTAMIIGAAFIEALTIYVFIVFILASGKLG